The region TGCGGCCAGGAGAACGGGGTCCTGCAGCTCCAGCTTGTTCTTGGTAAGGGTGCCCGTCTTATCGGCACAGAGCACCTTCAAGCCCGCCATCTCTTCCATGGCGGGCAGTTTCGAGACGATAGCCTTCCACTGCGCCAGCCGCCCGGCGCCTATGGACATGGTGACGGAAAGCACCGCCGGCAGGGCAACCGGAATTCCCGCCAGAGTCAGGCCCAGCGCAAAGATGATCACCTTGATTGCCATGTCGCCTCTGTACAGTATGCTGACCAAAACGATGGTAACGACCAGCGCCCCGGCCGACCCCATAAGAAAGTAGCCTATCCGAAGCACGGCACGCTGGAAGTGTGACACCCCCTGGGCCCCCGCCACAAGCTCCACCGTGCGGGCGAAGCGGGTATTGCCTCCCGTGGCAACCACCACGGCCCGGGCCTCGCCCTGTTTGACCGTCGTGCCCGAGTACACGCCGTCGGATTCCTGCTTGTCCACGGGAAGGGACTCCCCGGTGAGGGTCGATTCGTCGGCGCTGAGATGCTCTTTTTCCAGCAGCTTCGCGTCGGCGGGGACGACATCTCCCATGCGCAGAACGACGATGTCTCCCGGCACGAGCCTCCTGGCCGGGATGGTTTTCCGCCCCCCGTCCCTGATAACCCGGGCATTCAAGGCCATCTGTTTCTTGAGTGCTTCGATGGCCTGGCTTGCCTTGCTTTCGTGCCAGTAACTGACCCCGCCATTGACCAGCAGCAACAGCAGAATAACCCCGCATTCCTCCCACTTCCGCACCGAACCGGCCAGAAGGAGGGCTATCTCGATCATCCAGGGTATCGGTCCCCAGAAGTGGGAGAAAAAATCCAGAATCGGGCTTTTCTTTTCTTCCTCGACGGCGTTCTCGCCGTATCTTTCGATTCTCTTTGCGGCCTCCGATTCGGCAAGGCCGCTTTCGCGGTCGGTCGACAGCTCCTCGATGACGTCCCGAACCGGTTTGCCCTCCAGCTCCTCGCGCTCGTATTCCTTCTTCTCCTCGGCCATCCGCATTCCCTTCCGGTCAATCACCAAAGCCTTCGGGACCGCAACTAAAAATTGTAGAGAAGTTCGACGGTCACTTCATGGCGCCCGTGCCCGGTACGTACAGCCCCGGCTAACACCCGTGGCCCATTGCAGGCCGCCATCCGGGGGGCCCGGAGCCGGGATTTGTTCGGAGCGGCCTCCTCTTTCGTTCTCCCTTTTCCTGTCCCGGGAATCCCGCTTGCTCTCCAAGATTAGATTGATTATATCAGCATTTCATGCAGGGGGCACCGGGGAGGCGGGGTGCATGCCCGCACTGGAGAGAAACGGCGGTTTCGGCGCGGCCTTGACCCGCAGGGGGAACGGCGAGCCCGTCCGGACGTCCGGCCCGGAGCTTAGAGCTTGACCTTGGCGGCCCGGGACAGGGTCTTGAGTTTTTCCATCACCTGCCCGAACTCCTCGATGTCCAGCGACTGCGGCCCGTCGCAGAGGGCCCGGGCGGGGTCGGGATGGACCTCCAGCATGACGCCGTCGGCCCCGGCGGCCAGGGCGGCGAAGCACAGGGGCGGGATGTACTGCCTGACGCCCGTGGCGTGGGAGGGGTCGATGATGATGGGCAGGTGGGAGCGCTCCTGGATGACGGGGACAGCGGAGATGTCCAGGGTGTTGCGCGTGGCGTTCTCGAAGGTGCGGATGCCCCGCTCGCAAAGCACCAGGGCCGTGCAGCCCTCCGAGAGCACGTACTCGGCAGACATGAGGAACTCCTGGATGGTGGTGGACATGCCCCGCTTGAGGAGGATGGGCTTGCCCAGCCTCCCCACGGTGCGCAGCAGGGAGAAGTTCTGCACGTTTCTGGCCCCTATCTGGAGCATGTCGGCGTACTCGGCGGCCAGCTCGGCGCTCCGGGTGTTGATGACCTCCGTGACGAAGGGCAGCCCCGTCTCCGTGCGCGCCTTGGCCAGGAGCTTGAGGCCCTCCTCCTCCATCCCCTGGAAAGAATAGGGCGAGGTGCGGGGCTTGAAGGCCCCGCCCCGGAGCATACGGGCCCCGGCCTTCTTGACGCCCTCGGCGGCCTTTATTATCTGCTTTTCGCTTTCCACCGAGCAGGGCCCGGCGATGATGCCGAAGTGGCCCGCGCCGAAGACCGCCCTGCCCACGGTGACCACGGTGCGGTCGCGCTTGAACTCCCGGCTGGCCAGCTTGTAGGGCTGAAGGATGGGGACCATCTTCTCCACGCAGGGCAGGGCCTCGAGGTTCTGAAGCTGCACCTTGCCCCGCTCGTCGCCGATGGCGCCGATGACCGTGCGCTCCACGCCCACGCTGACGTGAGGGGTGAGCCCCACGGCCTCTATCTTTTTCACGATGCCTTCAATCTGTTTTTTGCTGCACCCTTTCCTCAAAACGATGATCATCTGAGAGCCTCCTCTTGGACGCACCCTCCGCCCCGGCGCACGGCCGGCGGTCGTCGCGGGCCGCCGGATGCCCCGCCTCAGACGCAAAGGCGAGGGGGAGAAGCACGGAATGACTGATAAATTAATACAGGGGAGCCCCGCAAGTCAACGAAAACGGGCGGCCCAGGCCGCTCTCAGTAGTCTATCAGGACGTAGTCCGCGTTCTCGTGGGTGAGCTCGCCGGGGTCCATGCCGGGCATGAGGGGCTGGATGACGACGTAGGGATAGCCCCCCTCCATGCGGTCCATCTGCGTGGGGATGCCCTGCTTGAGGGCGTGGGTATAGCCGGCCAGCACCAGCACGGAGCTTCGGGGGTTGTTCTTGAGGTACTGGATGACGTGCCACGCCATGGCCTTGTCCCAGAGGAGCTGAGCCTCGCAGAAGTGGACGAACGTCTTGTCCCCGGGCCCGTGCATGCGGTACATCATGCGGATGTAATCCATGTACTCCCTGTCCACGTTACAGGTGAGCACCGGGGGGATGCCCTTCAGGTCCTCCTCGGTGAGGGAATCGAAGCCGTCGCGGGCGACCTTCTCGGTAATCTCCTTCGGAACGTTGAGCCCTATCAGGTGGACCTTCTCCCGGCGCGCATAGAGAAATATCTGCCGGTAGAAGCGCCACGGATAGCCCCAGTTGGCCAGGTAGATGGCGCTGAAACGCTCCTCGGAAAGCTCCCCCGCCACCCATTCGTTCAGGGCTTTCTGGTCCCTGGACCTGAACATCTCGAGGCCCGCGGCCAGGGCGTCTTTCCGGGACCCGTGCAGCGCCTTCAGGACCTCGAGCTCCGCCCTGTGGTGGGGCGCGTACGTGTGAGCCTCGCCCATGAAGACGAGGCGCACGTCCCGGATTTCTTTGTACATCTGCTCGCGGCTGATGGTCTCGCCATCGCTGGTCCTCAGGACGCGCTCGTGGGCCAGCCCCCTGCCCGGCGAAAGCACAAAGGCCAGAAGGACCAGAACGGGGAGGACGGATTTCCTGAAAAAGCCTCCTGCCATGGCCCCATTGTATCGCGAAACGGGGAGCGCTTCAACACATCTTATGAGCCTCACACATTTTCCAGACAGCTCCCGCGCCGGAGGAAAAACGTGTGCCTCTTCATGGTTTTGGCGGGAAGGGGACACAGGTGGTCCACTGCACGTCAACGCCGAAAACGTATCGCGGCTTCTTCGCTGTGGTAAAATGCGGGAAGTCCGCGAATGGCGCATTTTTCGTGAAAATAGCCCTTCTTCAGATGGACGGGGCATGGGAGAACCCGGCCCGCAACCACGAGCGTGCCCGGGCCCTCGCTGCGGAGGCCGGGGCCGGAGGAGCCCGCCTGTGCGTTCTTCCGGAGATGTTCTCCACGGGATTTACCATGAACGTGGACGCCCTGCGCGAGGACTCCGGCACGGAGCGCTTTCTCGCCGACCTGGCCCGCGAGTGCAGGGTCGCCGTGGTGGCGGGCTATGCCGAGCGGGCCCGGGGCGGGAGGGCCAGGAACCTGGCCGGCGTCTGGGATGCCGAGGGAGGCCTCCTTGCCCGGTACGCCAAGATGCATCCCTTCTCCCCCGCGGGGGAGGAACGTTGCTTCGAGGCCGGCGAGGGGCCGGTGCTCTTCGGCATCGAGGGCATGGAGGCAAGCGTTTTCATCTGCTACGACCTCCGGTTCCCCGAGGTTTTCAGGGAGGTGGCCCCCCGGGCCGCCGCCCTGTTCGTCCTGGCCAACTGGCCCCGCAGCCGGAGGGAGCACTGGCTGGTGCTCCTCAGGGCCAGGGCAATCGAGAACCAGTGTTTCGTGGTGGGGGTAAACCGCGTGGGGACGGACGGAAACGGCATCGCCTACTGCGGGGACTCGGCGGTCTTCGGCCCCGAAGGGGAGACCCTGCTTGTGGCGGGGGACGGGGAGGGCGTGTTTCCGGCGGAGCTGGACCCGGCGCTGGTGCAGGAGGCCCGGCGGCGTTTGCCCGCCCTGAGGGACAGGAGAAGGTGAGCTCTGGGAGCACAAAAAAGGCCCGCCCCCGGGATCGGCGGGCGGGCCTTTAAAAAAACCACATCCCTCAGCGGCGCTTTCTCTGGCTCTTGAGCTGGCGCTTGCGGGACTCCCTCTGCTTGCGGCGCAGCTTCTCGGAGGGCTTCTCGTAGTAGCGGCGCTTCTTCAGCTCCCCGAGGAGGCCGTTCTTCTGGACCTCCCTCTTGAGGACTTTCAGGGCTTTTTCGACATCATTGTCGTTGACCCGTATTTCCAATTATATCAACCTTCCTTCTTTTCTTCGTGGTTCCGCACCCCTTTCGGCGGAAGCAGCACGGCGTCCCTGCGGTTCGGACATGCCCCGCCCCTCGGGCAATGGGATATCTCCCTCCGGCGGCCCTGTCCGGCCCACAGGCCGGCAGCTTTGAACTTCGGGTGTCTCACCACCTTCCTCTTCGCCGCGGCTCGAACCCCCCGCCGTCTGACCGCCGCTTGAGGCGGAGCAGAGGCCGCACGATGAGAAATAAAAAAGGCCGCATTCCATCTGCTCTTCAGCGGCCCGGTACGTACATCTTAAAAAAACCGTGCTATAAAATATGTCACATGAAAGCGATTCTTGTCAACCCTCCGCGCAGGCCCAGCGCCCCATAAAACCGCCCGGGGATGTCCTCACCCGTCCCGGGCTCCCTCATCCGCGCCCGGCGCCGATGCCCCCAGCGCCCATATCGGCCCCCCTTTACCACCTGGCGTGACCCTGCCGGGCACCAGGACACGGCGCCCCCCCTCTGGGGAGGCTTTACCGCCCGACGACTCTCTCGACTATGTGAATCCGCGTCAGGGCCCTCTCCAGGGCCGCCTCCGCCCGGGTGAAGTCCACGTCTTCCTGCTCCTTGAGACGGTCTTCGGCCCTCCGCTTGGCCTCCATGGCCCTCTCGACGTCGATGTCCTCGGCGCGCTCCGCACTGTCGGCCAGGACGGCCGTCTTCTCGGGCCCCACCTCCGCATAGCCCCAGCCCACGAAGAAGTACAGGGGCTGCCCGTCCTTGCGCGCCTGAAACAGGCCCGCCCTGAGGGTCGTGACGAAGGGAGCGTGCTCCGGCAGCACCCCGAACTCGCCCTCGCTTCCGGTGGCCGTCACCTCGTCCACCTCGTCGCTGAAGACGGCCCCGTAGGGGGTGACGATGTCGAGCCTGAGCTTCTCGGCCATCCCCTATCCTTCCCAGCCCAGCTGGCGGCCCTTCTCCTCGGCCTCTTCCATGGTGCCCACCATGTAGAAGGCCTGCTCGGGCATGGCGTCGTACTTGCCCTCGACAATGTCATTGAAGCCCTTGATGGTGTCTTCCAGCTTGACGTACTTGCCGGGGGTCCCGGTGAAGGTCTCGGCCACGTGGAAGGGCTGAGAGAGGAACCGCTGTATCTTCCGGGCCCGGGCCACGGTGAGCTTGTCGTCCTCGGACAGCTCCTCCATGCCCAGGATGGCGATGATGTCCTGCAGCTCCTTGTAGCGCTGAAGGATCATCTGCACGCTCCGGGCCACCTTGTAGTGCTCTTCTCCGAGGACCCGGGGGTCCAGGATGCGGGAGGTGCTGTCCAGCGGGTCCACGGCGGGATAGATGCCCAGCTCCGATATCTGCCGCGAGAGAACGACGGTGCCGTCCAGGTGGGTGAACGCGGTGGCCACCGCCGGGTCCGTCAGGTCGTCGGCCGGCACGTAGATGGCCTGCATGGAGGTGATGGAGCCCTTCTTCGTGGTGGTGATGCGCTCCTGAAGCACCCCCATGTCGGTCCCCAGGTTGGGCTGGTAGCCCACCGCCGAGGGCATCCGTCCCAGGAGGGCCGAGACTTCGGAGCCCGCCAGGGTATAGCGGAAAATGTTGTCGATGAATATCAGGACGTCCTGCCCCTCGTCCCGGAAGTACTCGGCCGTGGTGATGGCGCTCAGGGCCACCCTCAACCGAGCCCCCGGGGGCTCGTTCATCTGCCCGTAGACCAGGGCGACCTTGTCCAGAACGCCCGACTCCTTCATCTCGCGGTACAGGTCGTTGCCCTCGCGCGTGCGCTCCCCGACGCCAGCGAAGCAGGAGACGCCGCCGTGCTTCATGGCGATGTTGTGGATCATCTCCATGATGATGACGGTCTTGCCCACCCCGGCGCCGCCGAACATGCCCATCTTTCCGCCGCGGACGAAGGGGACCAGCAGGTCGAACACCTTCACGCCCGTCTCGAAGACCTCCGTGGAGGGGTTCTGCTCCACGAACTCCGGGGCCTCCTTGTGGATGGGGCTGCGCTTCTCGCACTTGACCGGGCCCAGCTGGTCCTGGGGCTCGCCGACCACGTTGATGATTCTCCCCAGGGTGCCTTCGCCCACCGGGATGCTGATGGGCTGCCCGGTGTCCAGCGCCGGCGTGCCCCGGACCAGGCCGTCGGTGCCCCCCATGGCGATGGTGCGAACCTTGTTCTCGCCCAGGTGGGCGGCCACCTCCAGGGTAAGGTTGAAGCCCGGGGTGCCCTTTTCGGGGTCGGGGGCCTGCTCGATCTTGACGGCGTTCAAGATCTCGGGCATTTTATCTTCGAACTCCAGGTCCACGACCGCGCCGATGACCTGGTCGACTTTTCCGACGTTCTCCTGCATCCCTTCTCCCTCCATTTCTGTTCTCTATCCCCAGGGCGGGGGCTACGAGGCCTTCAGGGCCTCCACCCCGCCCACGATGTCCATGAGCTCCGCCGTGATGGTCGCCTGGCGCGCCTTGTTGTACTGCAAGGTGAGCTTCTCTATCATTTCGTTGGCGCTCTTGGTGGCGTTTTCCATGGCAGACATCCGCGCGGCCTCCTCCGAGGCCTGCGACTCCAGGAGCGCCCGGTACACCTGGACCTCCACGTTCTTGGGCAGCAGGGCGTCCAGGAGCAGCTCCTCGGAAGGCTCGTAGATGTACCCCGCCGCGGGGCCCGCCTCGGCCCCCCCGGCCGCCTCCTCCCCCGCCGCCATGGGCAGGAGTTTTACGGCCCGCACCTGCTGCCGGATGACGTTGACGAACTCGTTATAGACCATGTAGACCTCGTCCAGGTCGCCCTCGATGAAGCGGGAAGTCATGCCGGCGGCTATCTGCTGGGCCTCACGGAAGGATATCTTCCCCGAGAGGCCGACCCAGGTGTTGCTGACCTCGATTCTTCTGCGCCTGTAATAATCCCGCGCCTTCTTGCCCACGACGCTAACACCCGCATCCACCGGCCCGCCGGAAACGGAGTTCACCTCTTCCTTGCCCAGCTCGGCCATCAGCGCGGAGGCCGAGCGGAGGATGTTGGTGTTGAAGGCCCCGCAGAGCCCCCTGTCCGAGGTGATGACCAGAACCTCGACGTTGTGCCGGGGCCGCACGGCCAGAAGGGGATGGGCCTCCTCCTTCGTGCGCGCCGCCAGGCCCTCTATGACGGACTGCATCTTGTCGGCGTAGGGCCTCAGCTCCAGCATCCGGCCCTGGGCCCGGCGGAGCTTGGCCGCCGAGACCATCTTCATGGCCCGGGTAATCTGCCGGGTGCTCTTGACGGCCCGGATGCGCCGCTGTATGTCTCTCAGCGTTGCCATGGTCCCCTGCTAGGGCTGAAATCCCTTCTTGAAGTCGTCCAGGACACCGCGGAGCTTGCCCTTGAGGTCCTCGTCGAGGGCGCCCTTCTCCCGGACCTCCGCGGCCGCCTCCCGCCCGGCGTCCCGGATGTACTGAAGCAGCTCGGCCTCGAACTTCCGCACGGCCTCCACCGGCAGGTCGTCCAGGTAGCCCTGGGTGGCCGCAAACAGCGTGATGACCTGCTCCTCCACGGCAAGGGGCTCATACTGGTCCTGCTTCAGGAGCTCCACCATGCGCTTGCCTCTTTCTATCTGGGCCAGCGTGGACTTGTCCAGGTCGGAGCCGAACTGGGCAAAGGCCGCAAGCTCCCGGTACTGGGCCAGGTCGAGCCTCAGGGTGCCGGCCACCTGCTTCATCCCCTTGGTCTGGGCCGCGCCGCCCACGCGGCTGACCGAAAGGCCCACGTTGACGGCCGGCCTGACGCCGGCGTAGAAAAGCTCCGGCTCCAGGTATATCTGGCCGTCCGTGATGGAGATGACGTTGGTGGGAATGTAGCCCGAGACGTCGCCGGCCTGGGTCTCGATGATGGGCAGGGCGGTCAGGGAGCCCCCTCCCTTCTCGTCGGAGAGCTTGGCCGCCCGCTCAAGCAGCCTGGAGTGCAGGTAGAAGACGTCCCCGGGGTAGGCCTCCCGCCCCGGCGGGCGCCTCAGAAGCAGGGAAAGCTGCCGGTAGGCCGTGGCCTGCTTGCTCAGGTCGTCGTAGATGATGAGGGCGTGGCCCCCCTTGTCCCTGAAGTACTCGCCGATGGCGCACCCCGTGTACGGAGCGATGTACTGAAGCGGGGCCGGCTCGCTCGCCGTGGCCGAAACCACGATGGTGTGCTCCATGGCCCCGTTTTCCTCCAGGATTTTCACGGTGTTGACGATGCTCGAGCGCTTCTGCCCCACGGCCACGTAAATGCAGACGACGCCGGAGTTCTTCTGGTTGATGATGGCGTCCAGGGCGATGGCCGTCTTGCCGGTCTGCCGGTCGCCAATGATGAGCTCCCGCTGGCCGCGGCCGATGGGAATCATGGAGTCGATGGCCTTCAGCCCGGTCTGAAGCGGCTCGCGCACCGGCTGCCGCTCGATGATGCCCGGGGCCACCACGTCGACGAACCTGCTCTCGCCCGTCTCCATGGAGCCCCTGCCGTCGATGGGCTGTCCGATGGCGTTGACCGTGCGCCCCAGGAGAGCCTCGCCCACCGGCACCGACATGATGGTCCCCGTGCGCTTGACCACGTCGCCTTCCTTGACGAAGGCGTCCGAACCGAAGAGGACCGCGCCCACGGCGTCCTCCTCGAGGTTCAGGGCCATGCCGAAGACGTTGTTGGGAAACTCCAGGAGCTCGCCGGCCATGCAGTTGTCCAGCCCGTACAGGCGGGCAATGCCGTCGCCCACGGAGACCACCGTGCCCACCTCGCTGACGTCGACCTTCTTTTCGAAGGCGGTTATCTGCTTGCGCAAGAGCTCGCTTATTTCGTCGACCTTGATTTCCATTGTCTCACCCCTTTATCAGCTCATCTTTGAGGAGCCGCAGCTGTCCTCTGATGCTCCCGTCGAACATGGTGCTGCCCATCTTTACAAGCACGCCCCCCAGAAGGGAAGGGTCGGTCTGAAACTCCACGGTCACTTCCCTGGCGGAGACCCTCTTCAGGGCCTCCTTGAGCCTGGCCGCGTAAGAGCCGTTCAGGGGCATGGGCGTAACCACCGTGGCCTTGGCCAGGCCGCGCCTCTCGGCATAGAGGGCCACGGCGTGCCTCAGTATCTCCGGAATGGCCCCCGCCGCAGCCTCCTCGGAGAGAAACGTCAGAAACTTCACCGTCGTCGGAGACAGGGCCGCCCGGGAGCCCACCGCCTCCAGGCCCTTCTGGTGCTCCTCGTCGGTGAACACGGGGTTCAGGAGGAAGTTCTTGAAGTCCTCGCTCCGCCCCAGGAGGGCGTCCACCAGGGCCAGCTCCTCCAGGGCTCCGGGGGCGTCCTCTCCCACGGCCCCGAGGAACATCCGCGCGTAGCGTTTTGCGTTCCGGTTGTTCTTCATTCCTTCTCTATCTTCCCGAGGGCCTCTTCCAGGAGGCGCTCCTGCTCGTCCTTGGTTATCTTGCCTTCCAGCCTCTTTTCGGCCAGCTCCATGGCCAGCTCCACGGCCTCGGCCTTGATGGCCGCGCGGGCCTGGTTCAGCTCGAAGTCTATGTTCACCCTGGCCTGCTCCAGAATCTTCTGGCTGAGGCGCTCGCCCTCCTCGTGAAGGCGGTCGCGCTCCCGTCCGCCTCTCTCCGTGGAGAGCCGCATCATTTCCTCGGCCTCCTTGTCCTTCTCCCTCAGGCGCTGCTCCACCTCGTCGAGGGCCTTCTGGGCCAGCTCCTTGGCCTCCCGTGCCTCGTCGAGGCTCTTCTTGATGGTTTCGCTCCGGGTGCGGAAAAAGTCTCTGACGGGCTTTCTTCCGAAATAGATGAGGGCGGCCGCCAGGATGGCGAAATTTATCAGCTGCCACAGGAAGCCCAGAAGGACGGAGCCGTGCTCCTCCCCGCCCCCCTCGGGGGCCCCGAAAACGGGCCCGGCCAGCAGGGCGCAAAGGAAAA is a window of Nitrospirota bacterium DNA encoding:
- the aroF gene encoding 3-deoxy-7-phosphoheptulonate synthase; this encodes MIIVLRKGCSKKQIEGIVKKIEAVGLTPHVSVGVERTVIGAIGDERGKVQLQNLEALPCVEKMVPILQPYKLASREFKRDRTVVTVGRAVFGAGHFGIIAGPCSVESEKQIIKAAEGVKKAGARMLRGGAFKPRTSPYSFQGMEEEGLKLLAKARTETGLPFVTEVINTRSAELAAEYADMLQIGARNVQNFSLLRTVGRLGKPILLKRGMSTTIQEFLMSAEYVLSEGCTALVLCERGIRTFENATRNTLDISAVPVIQERSHLPIIIDPSHATGVRQYIPPLCFAALAAGADGVMLEVHPDPARALCDGPQSLDIEEFGQVMEKLKTLSRAAKVKL
- a CDS encoding ChaN family lipoprotein — its product is MAGGFFRKSVLPVLVLLAFVLSPGRGLAHERVLRTSDGETISREQMYKEIRDVRLVFMGEAHTYAPHHRAELEVLKALHGSRKDALAAGLEMFRSRDQKALNEWVAGELSEERFSAIYLANWGYPWRFYRQIFLYARREKVHLIGLNVPKEITEKVARDGFDSLTEEDLKGIPPVLTCNVDREYMDYIRMMYRMHGPGDKTFVHFCEAQLLWDKAMAWHVIQYLKNNPRSSVLVLAGYTHALKQGIPTQMDRMEGGYPYVVIQPLMPGMDPGELTHENADYVLIDY
- a CDS encoding nitrilase-related carbon-nitrogen hydrolase; amino-acid sequence: MKIALLQMDGAWENPARNHERARALAAEAGAGGARLCVLPEMFSTGFTMNVDALREDSGTERFLADLARECRVAVVAGYAERARGGRARNLAGVWDAEGGLLARYAKMHPFSPAGEERCFEAGEGPVLFGIEGMEASVFICYDLRFPEVFREVAPRAAALFVLANWPRSRREHWLVLLRARAIENQCFVVGVNRVGTDGNGIAYCGDSAVFGPEGETLLVAGDGEGVFPAELDPALVQEARRRLPALRDRRR
- the rpsU gene encoding 30S ribosomal protein S21, with product MEIRVNDNDVEKALKVLKREVQKNGLLGELKKRRYYEKPSEKLRRKQRESRKRQLKSQRKRR
- a CDS encoding F0F1 ATP synthase subunit epsilon, which gives rise to MAEKLRLDIVTPYGAVFSDEVDEVTATGSEGEFGVLPEHAPFVTTLRAGLFQARKDGQPLYFFVGWGYAEVGPEKTAVLADSAERAEDIDVERAMEAKRRAEDRLKEQEDVDFTRAEAALERALTRIHIVERVVGR
- the atpD gene encoding F0F1 ATP synthase subunit beta → MQENVGKVDQVIGAVVDLEFEDKMPEILNAVKIEQAPDPEKGTPGFNLTLEVAAHLGENKVRTIAMGGTDGLVRGTPALDTGQPISIPVGEGTLGRIINVVGEPQDQLGPVKCEKRSPIHKEAPEFVEQNPSTEVFETGVKVFDLLVPFVRGGKMGMFGGAGVGKTVIIMEMIHNIAMKHGGVSCFAGVGERTREGNDLYREMKESGVLDKVALVYGQMNEPPGARLRVALSAITTAEYFRDEGQDVLIFIDNIFRYTLAGSEVSALLGRMPSAVGYQPNLGTDMGVLQERITTTKKGSITSMQAIYVPADDLTDPAVATAFTHLDGTVVLSRQISELGIYPAVDPLDSTSRILDPRVLGEEHYKVARSVQMILQRYKELQDIIAILGMEELSEDDKLTVARARKIQRFLSQPFHVAETFTGTPGKYVKLEDTIKGFNDIVEGKYDAMPEQAFYMVGTMEEAEEKGRQLGWEG
- the atpG gene encoding ATP synthase F1 subunit gamma translates to MATLRDIQRRIRAVKSTRQITRAMKMVSAAKLRRAQGRMLELRPYADKMQSVIEGLAARTKEEAHPLLAVRPRHNVEVLVITSDRGLCGAFNTNILRSASALMAELGKEEVNSVSGGPVDAGVSVVGKKARDYYRRRRIEVSNTWVGLSGKISFREAQQIAAGMTSRFIEGDLDEVYMVYNEFVNVIRQQVRAVKLLPMAAGEEAAGGAEAGPAAGYIYEPSEELLLDALLPKNVEVQVYRALLESQASEEAARMSAMENATKSANEMIEKLTLQYNKARQATITAELMDIVGGVEALKAS
- the atpA gene encoding F0F1 ATP synthase subunit alpha; amino-acid sequence: MEIKVDEISELLRKQITAFEKKVDVSEVGTVVSVGDGIARLYGLDNCMAGELLEFPNNVFGMALNLEEDAVGAVLFGSDAFVKEGDVVKRTGTIMSVPVGEALLGRTVNAIGQPIDGRGSMETGESRFVDVVAPGIIERQPVREPLQTGLKAIDSMIPIGRGQRELIIGDRQTGKTAIALDAIINQKNSGVVCIYVAVGQKRSSIVNTVKILEENGAMEHTIVVSATASEPAPLQYIAPYTGCAIGEYFRDKGGHALIIYDDLSKQATAYRQLSLLLRRPPGREAYPGDVFYLHSRLLERAAKLSDEKGGGSLTALPIIETQAGDVSGYIPTNVISITDGQIYLEPELFYAGVRPAVNVGLSVSRVGGAAQTKGMKQVAGTLRLDLAQYRELAAFAQFGSDLDKSTLAQIERGKRMVELLKQDQYEPLAVEEQVITLFAATQGYLDDLPVEAVRKFEAELLQYIRDAGREAAAEVREKGALDEDLKGKLRGVLDDFKKGFQP
- the atpH gene encoding ATP synthase F1 subunit delta — its product is MKNNRNAKRYARMFLGAVGEDAPGALEELALVDALLGRSEDFKNFLLNPVFTDEEHQKGLEAVGSRAALSPTTVKFLTFLSEEAAAGAIPEILRHAVALYAERRGLAKATVVTPMPLNGSYAARLKEALKRVSAREVTVEFQTDPSLLGGVLVKMGSTMFDGSIRGQLRLLKDELIKG
- the atpF gene encoding F0F1 ATP synthase subunit B, with the protein product MTSMKELAKRYLPLVPGALFLCALLAGPVFGAPEGGGEEHGSVLLGFLWQLINFAILAAALIYFGRKPVRDFFRTRSETIKKSLDEAREAKELAQKALDEVEQRLREKDKEAEEMMRLSTERGGRERDRLHEEGERLSQKILEQARVNIDFELNQARAAIKAEAVELAMELAEKRLEGKITKDEQERLLEEALGKIEKE